ATATTGATGTTCAGAAACCATGGGAATTCAATTCCACATTTCCCATAAGAACTGCTTTAATACCGCAAATTACTGTTGGCATACCATACTCGATCTTAACAAGAGTTTCTCAATATACACTTTTCTACTTTGGCATGTCATTAAAGACGCCATACTTTCTTCTATTACTTCCACGTCTATTGATGTGTGGCTTATCCTTTATATCAGACTATTGTCTATATAAAATATGCTACATGTAtggacaaaattataaaataagacTGGTCGCTTATGCCAGTTCTTATGTTATGCTTGTTTACGCGACTCGGACATTATCGAATACTGTTGAGTTGGTATTGACAGCTTTGTTACTGTACTATGCATCATACTGTATGGTATATTCAGAAAAGGTACAAATATTCTGCTTTAAATATGTAATCAAATATAGTTACATATCTACTTTTACAGGTATAGATAAACCATTAGATATTCTAATTTATAATTGTTAGAATGAATCTAATTATTGTACCCTATTAACCGAAAATTAAAACACAGCTACATGCCTTCTTCACAGTTACAAGAAAAAAacataatgtaaaatatatttattatttcaggtAGTTGTTCAAAGCGACTATCTTTCAGAGAAATATAACAAAGCACAAACTGGAGTGGAGAGAGTAAAATATTACAAGCTTAAAGCTTCATTACCCCCACATTCTTTGAATCATTGCTTTAAAATTGCAACAATTACAGTAGTCGGTATATTTAATAGACCAACATTCATTGCATTTGCCTTTGCCCCTATATTTTTCTGGTTGCAAAGAGGTCTAGGATCAAGGAGCATAGGTTTTGGAGATTTTCACATTCGAATATTCAGTTTTGTAGCATGTGGAGTACCTGTGGCTATCTTCTTTATTCTAGTCGACAGCTTTTATTTTGGTTACCTAACTATGGCAGAGATAGGTAGACTTAGTATTAGTATGAGCAATTTTGTAGTTACACCACTCAATTTCTTCAAGTACAACGCAAACAGCAAAAACCTACAAAATCATGGATTGCATCCATATTATGTGCATTTCGTAGTAAATGTTCCTCTTTTGTTCAATGTTCTTGGAGTTATTGGTCTCTTTACATTTGGGAAAATGTTACACAGGTGAATGAATAATTTATCAATACTACCTATGTTACTTTGAATTGTTGATATGTAAATTTATTAACTAAAATTACTTACAGTGGCTTGAAAGCTCGCTGGTTGGATTTACCACGCATACAAAGTGTTGTCGGTTTGATGACTGCATCTTTTATTGTACCTATTGTAATGCTGTCTATTTTCCCGCATCAAGAACCTCGATTTATAATACCAACAGTGCTACCTCTGGTTTTCTTGTATGCACCAGACCTGAATCAAACTTCAGGCGTTGATACTATTGCAAAAGTTACTAAAAACGATGCAGAGAACAGTAACTtggaaacaaaaaagaaactcGCGAAATTGCAACTGTGTTGGTTTATGGGTAATATTGTATTAGCATTCTTTTATGGGTTTGCTCACCAAGGTGGTGTTCTACCACTGATGTCTCATTTAGCTAATGAATTAAAAGCCAAACCAGAGCTGACTCATATACATCTATTTACATCGCATACTTATTCTTTACCAACTGCACTTTTACATTTGAGAAATACTAAGAGAACTTATGTAAGTAGTGGAAATCATAAGTACAAATTAGTCAAAGATTTTCATCTTTACGAAGAAGGATCAAAGTCTATAAATGATGTTTATAATATCATTGCCTTAAAGATCCGTGATtgtgaacagaaatatgttgcaAACAGGATACCTTATAGATTATATTATGCTCTTCCTGCCACTGACATGgaagaatttatttctattcaaAATAACACTAACCTATTCAATTATcatattgtaaaaaaatttcaacCACATGTTACAGTCGAGAAATTACCACTCTCAAgaatttctaatgtttttatacATTTAACAAATATAAACACAATTTCAACCGAGACATTTAGtgaaattatgaataatatatttaatgcaTTTCAGCAATTGCAATTAATTTTAGTACGAATAGAATATGTAAcccataataaacaaaaaagtatatatttttaatttggttattcatttatataaaataaaattaattttatatagaattagtatattaattacaacaaCAGAACATAAAATGGAGAAGGTAGTATAATATTTCTATCCTTAATAAATATTCTTATAAATTATGAGCTTTTTGAGATCACCAATTTAAAGtctgtaaaaaataaaaatttctaatgGAAAAAACTAGTCTAtgtacaaatatatttataaattatcaAAGACCGTATACGACTgcgtaaaattaaaattatttactgtCATTCAATCTACAATTTGATTATTATTGGCCTAATGATGATCATTATCCTGCatagaaaaatagaatataaagttatcgcaattttctattttactttaGTAAAATACGCTGTTAGCAAATAGTAATCTTAGGTAAacttaataattaaattacaagtAGTTTGATTATCTCAAAATTAAAGTTTACACATTTACTATTTGTTATTTACTCGTAGAGAACAGAACTATTCTTACATTAATGATTTTATAAACCAATCTTATTATTGCTCGCCTGGATGAATTCCTAAACACAAATTATACTATAATTGAAACTCGGTAAGACAAGTCAACCAGTTCAAATGTAAAATAAGTAAATAACAAATAGAGAAACTGTgaatatttctattttgtaatatttataaatGTTAGAAAAATCATATATAGTACTGGTAACCAATTTACCAAAAGCTACATTGCActtcaattttcattatatGTCCACGGTAAATCCTCATCAAATTTACTTTGATGTACAGCGTTGCGGGCAGCAAATAATCGCTAAGAAATAATTTGAGAATTATGAATTATATTATTCATTGTAACATTCTAAATTTGTTGACTTAACGAACGTTGAAATCATAACTTACCGGATTATCTATGTATGCTTCGCACTTGTAACACCACACTGACAAATCGCTAAAACTTAAAGCCAATGGATGGTCCAACTCCTCACCATGTAAAAGACCATGCTGATTAACAATACGTGCACAATGTACAGTGTAACATTGCAAACAAATCCAATTTTCAACAGTGCTACCACATTCTGTACAAGGCGAATGTATATCTATTCCTGAAGCTGGTACATCCCTGACACTGTCCAAGTGTGGACAATCCTTTAAGGGCACTATAGCGAACATGTCACCAGCAATTAACACCTGTCAAATTAAGAAAACATAAAtgcgtttatatttttcaatatgccgacttaatgtttataataattacCTTGAACAAGAAATTACACTACTTACTTTCATATTCTGAGATAAGTAATCGCATAAATTTGTAGCTCCACCAGCTTGACCAACAGCTCCTTCATTATGTTCACTACTGCTACCTGGATCAGATCTATCAATACTTTTGTCAGAAAACGATCCCTTTTCAGGATTATTTACGCACTTCCTTTCACATTCAAGaactaaaaaaaatgtatgaatcGTTTACTTCTTCTGCATTTATATATTTCTAATTCGGTATTACCTTTATCTTC
This genomic interval from Halictus rubicundus isolate RS-2024b chromosome 15, iyHalRubi1_principal, whole genome shotgun sequence contains the following:
- the LOC143361596 gene encoding GPI mannosyltransferase 4 isoform X2 → MSSKNEYRRSIDEYKPAVPIRRKIGPYWFLAILRIILTLIPQTGYIHPDEYFQSIEVVSGDYFDIDVQKPWEFNSTFPIRTALIPQITVGIPYSILTRVSQYTLFYFGMSLKTPYFLLLLPRLLMCGLSFISDYCLYKICYMYGQNYKIRLVAYASSYVMLVYATRTLSNTVELVLTALLLYYASYCMVYSEKVVVQSDYLSEKYNKAQTGVERVKYYKLKASLPPHSLNHCFKIATITVVGIFNRPTFIAFAFAPIFFWLQRGLGSRSIGFGDFHIRIFSFVACGVPVAIFFILVDSFYFGYLTMAEIGRLSISMSNFVVTPLNFFKYNANSKNLQNHGLHPYYVHFVVNVPLLFNVLGVIGLFTFGKMLHSGLKARWLDLPRIQSVVGLMTASFIVPIVMLSIFPHQEPRFIIPTVLPLVFLYAPDLNQTSGVDTIAKVTKNDAENSNLETKKKLAKLQLCWFMGNIVLAFFYGFAHQGGVLPLMSHLANELKAKPELTHIHLFTSHTYSLPTALLHLRNTKRTYVSSGNHKYKLVKDFHLYEEGSKSINDVYNIIALKIRDCEQKYVANRIPYRLYYALPATDMEEFISIQNNTNLFNYHIVKKFQPHVTVEKLPLSRISNVFIHLTNINTISTETFSEIMNNIFNAFQQLQLILVRIEYVTHNKQKSIYF